In Desulfofustis limnaeus, the genomic stretch CCCCGGAGATGCTGGTTCGTACCATGGAGCGCCTGAAGACGTACCCGGATCTCGGGTTTTCCCTGCTCCTCGACATTACGGCAGTCGATTACCTGGACTACCCGGGACCCCCCCAGCCGACCCGCTTTCAGGTGAGCTATATCCTGCGCAACTGGAACAGGAACTGGCTGCTCCACGTGGTTGTTCCGGTGGCCGATCCGGATCGGGGGCTGCCCACCGTCAGCACCGTCTGGGGTGCCGCCGACTGGGCTGAGCGGGAGGTGTATGACCAGTACGGCATCGTTTTCACCGGTCATCCCGATCTGCGACGCATCCTCAACCACTGGCAGTTCAAAGGTCATCCGCTGCGCAAGGATTATGACATCTATCAGGGCCAGGTCTGTTACGAGACCGACAGCTTGGAGCGGGAGATCAGGGCCCGGTTGGCGACCAAAGGTGTTGATGAAAGTACCATGTCTGACATCAATACCGAGATGATGTTTCTCAATCTCGGGCCATCTCATCCGGCGACCCACGGCGCCATCCGCATCTTCACCGCCCTGGATGGTGAGACCATCATGGCCAACGTCAACGAGATCGGCTACCTGCATCGAGGTTTCGAAAAAACCGCCGAGAACCGGACCTACAATCAGGTCATCCCGCTCACCGACCGGCTCAATTATTGTTCGGCGCTGATCAACAACATCGCCTACGTGAAGGCCGTGGAATCCTGGCTAGGCCTGGAGATAACCGAGCGGACCAAGTTCATGCGGGTGATTCTGACCGAATTTTTCCGTGTTCAGGACCATCTGGTCTGCCTTGCCGCCAATCTGGTGGACATGGGCGGCCTGACCAACTACTGGTATCTCTATAATGAAAAAGAAGCCTCATACGATCTGATCAGCAAACTGACCGGGGCCCGTCTGACCAGCTCGTTTACCCGGATCGGCGGGATGTACCGAGATTTTTATGACGGCTGGCAGGATGACATGGAACAACAGCTGCGGGCCATCGAAAAAGGGGTCAACGATTCCTTGGCCCTGGTCCTGCAGAATCGCATCGTTCACGACCGTACCCAGGGAACCTGCGTACTGCCGGCAGAGACTGCCCTTGCCTACGGATATACCGGGCCGAACCTGCGGGCCAGCGGCGTTGCGTTTGATCTGCGTAAGGACAACCCGTACTATCACTACGATGCCTTCGATTTCGCCATCCCCATCGGCAGCACCGGTGATATCTATGACCGGATCATGGTTCGTTTCGAAGAGATCTTCGAAAGCATCAAAATCATCCGCCAGGCCATGCGGATGATCCCCGACGGCGACATCTTCGTCACCGATCACCACTGTGTTCTGCCCCCCAAAGAGCAGGTTTACCACCGGATCGAAGGGCTGGCCAACCACTTCAAACTGATTTTTGAAGGCATCAAGGTGCCCCGTGGCGAATGGTACGACAGTTTCGAAGCGGCCAACGGCGAGTTGGGTTTCTATATCGTCTCCGATGGTTCGGGGCGACCCTACAAAGTGAAGGTCCGTCCACCCTGCTTCTATGCGATGGCAGGGTTCCATACCATGGTTGAAGGGGAGATGATCGCCGATGCCATCATCAATCTGGGCAGCATCAACATCATTGGCGGGGAGCTGGATCGATGAGAGACCGTTCACAACTGCAGGCGGCCGGACAGCCGTTCACCTTCGATGCGGAAAGAAATGATGAATTCGAGCGGCTTTGCACGCGTTATCCGATCCGTGAATCAATGATCATGCCGGCCCTCTGGCTGGCCCAGGAACAGCAAGGGTGGATCAGCGCCGAGGTCATCGAGTATATCGCCGAGCGTCTCGATACTTATCCGGCCAAGGTCTATGAACTGGCCACTTTTTATACCATGTATCATCTGCGCCCGGTCGGTACCTACCATATCTGTGTCTGCCGCACCCTGTCGTGTTATCTCCGCGACAAACAGGAGATCGTCGATTTCATCACCGACGAAATCGGTATCAAGCCGGGCCAGGTGAGTGAGGATGGGCGCTTCAGTCTCGAGGAGGTGGAGTGTCTCGGTCACTGCGGCACTGCTCCAGTGGTGCAGATCAACGGCGAGTTTCACGAGGAGATGAACGTCGAGAAGCTCAAAGCGGTGTTGGCACACCTGGATTAGGGGAGATGAGCGGATGGAAGTGAAGATTCTCAGTGCCCGGTTCGATATCGACAATGCGCACCGAATCGATGTGGCCAGAACCCATGGCGCCTACCGGGCCCTGGATAAACTCTTTGCCATGGCCCCGGCCGAGGTTATCGAGGAGGTCAAGGCGAGCGGTTTGCGCGGCCGCGGCGGAGCCGGTTTTCCGACCGGTATGAAGTGGGGGTTCCTGCCCAAAGATACCGGTAAACCGGTATACCTGGCAGTCAATTCCGACGAGTCTGAGCCGGCCACCTTCAAGGATCGCTATATCCTGGTGCGTGATCCACACGCACTCATCGAGGGCATCATCATCTGCTGCTGGGCCATTGGCTGCCACGATTGTTATATCTATATCCGTGGCGAGTATACCAGCCAGGTCAAGATTCTCCAGGCGGCCATCGACGAGGCCTATGGTGCCGGTTATCTCGGGGCCCGGGTGGCGGGCCGTGATTTTCGGCTTGATGTGACGGTGCATCGAGGCGCCGGTGCCTATGTCTGCGGTGAGGAGACGGCCTTGTTGGAATCCATCGAGGGAAAGAAGGGACAGCCGCGCAGTAAGCCCCCCTTTCCGGCGGTGGTCGGCCTGTTCGGCTGCCCGACCATCATCAACAATGTGCAATCCATAGCCTCGTTGCCGTACATCATCGCTAATGGCGCTGCGGCCTATCGGGCCTATGGTACGGAAAAGAGCTGTGGTACCCATCTGTTCGGTATCTCCGGCCATGTGGAACGGCCGGGTATGTACGAACTACCGCTCGGCCTGCCGCTCCTCGAGGTCTTGGAGAACGTGGCCGGCGGCGTCTGGAAGGGGCGGAAACTCAAAGGGGTGATCCCCGGCGGCAGTTCGACCCCGGTATTGACCCCCGCCGAGGCGGCCACCGTGACGCTGGATTATGAATCGATGGCTGCGCACAAGACCATGTTCGGCTCCGGCGGGATTGTTGTCCTTGACGAGACGGTTGACATGGTACGACTGGTGGAGAATCTGATCGCCTTCTACCATCACGAGTCGTGCGGCCAGTGCACGCCCTGTCGGGAAGGGCTTGGCTGGATGTTGAAAATCGTTCGGAAGTTACTGGCTGGCGAAGGAACGGTGGCCGATATCGATCTGTTGCGTGAGCTGTGCGACAATATCGAAATGAAGACGGTCTGCGTGCTTTCGGCGGCGTGCACCATGCCGGTGCGTAGCTATCTGGAAAAATTCCGGGATGAGTTCGAGGCCTACGCCCTTGACGGCGGCTCGCCGCAACCCGAACAGCGTGAGGGATAGGACAGACCATGGCGGAAACGGTGAAACTCTTTGTCAACGGCCGAGAAGTCGAGGTCGAAGCGGGCAAAAACCTGATCGACGCCCTGCGGGTGGTGGGCATCGAGATCCCGCACTTCTGTTATCACCCGGCTCTGGGGGCCGACGGCAATTGCCGGATGTGCCTGGTCGGCATCGAAGATGGCCGGCCGCCCCTGGTGCCCGCTTGCAAGACTCCGGCCCAACCGGGCATGAAGGTGCTGCTCGACGACCAGAAGATCAGAAAGATCCAGCGCGACATCATGGAACTGGAGTTGATCAATCACCCGGTCGATTGCCCGGTCTGCGATCAGGCCGGTGAATGCAGGCTGCAGGACTATTACATGGAGTATGACCTGCAGGACAGCCGCATGCGGGTACCCCAGGTGACCAAGGGGAAGCGGATGGATTTCGGCTGCGGCGTCGTCCATGATCAGGAGCGCTGTGTGCTTTGCGCTCGCTGCGTGCGGTTTACTCGGCAGATCACCAAGACCGGCGAGCTGGGTATCGTCAATCGCAGCGACCAGGCACGGGTCACGATTTTTCCGGGACGACCGCTGAACAATCGCTATGCCCTGAATATCGTCGACATCTGTCCAGTGGGGGCGATGACCAGCAGAGATTTCCGCTTCAAACAGCGCGTCTGGTTCCTGCAGAAGGATGAGGGCATCTGTCACGGCTGCAGTACCGGTTGTGCCATTTATATCGATCACCATCGGGAGAAGAACGGCGACGATGTGATCTACCGCTACCGGGCACGCACCAATATGCAGGTCAACGGTTATTTCATCTGCGATGCCGGCCGGCTCAGCTACAAACGGGAAAACGAGAACCGTCAGGACCTGACCTTGGTGGATGGCGTCGTGGTGGACTTCGAACAGGGGATCGCTGCGGCCCTGGAAAAAATGAACAAGGCCCGCCGACCCCTGCTGCTTGTCTCTCCCGACGCTACCCTGGAGCAGATGTGGGCGATCAAGCGGATCGCCACGTTCTATGGGGCGACCTTGTCCGGCTATAGCGACGCCTACCGGATCGATGACGATGGTGATGACTTCCTGATCAGCGACGATAAGGCGGCTAACCGGTACAGCCTTGAGCTGCTCGAGATCGACCGTGATCGTGAATCGTTTCAGGCGGCCCTGGCTCACGCCGATCTGCTGGTCAATTTCGACAACGACCTGTTCTTCTCCCCGATCAATGAATCGTTGCAGCGCTTGCTCGGGGAACAGGACCGGATCAGTGTCTGCAGCCATCAGCTGCCGGTTTTCTCCGGTTCTTCGGTGATCCTGCCTTGCGCTTCCCCAAGCGAATATGGCGGTTCGATCATCAATCGTCACGGGGTGTTGCAGCGCTTTCGTCGGGCCGTACGGCGCAATGCGGATCCGCGGGATATCCTGGAAATCACCCATCTGCTTGGCGGTGCCATCAGCTCCGCCGAGCGTGCCTGGCCGGGGATCCGGCAATCGGTGCCGGTCCTGCGGTCGGTCGAACCGGAACAGATTCCGGTTGAAGGGTTACTTCTGAACAACAGCGAGGAGCGCGATGTCGGGCCTTGATCTGATCATGATCCTCTTGCGGATCGCCTTTGGCGTGTTGGTACCGCTCAGTTTTGTGGCCGTCCTGGTCTGGATGGAGCGGCGTGGTGCCGCCTATTTTCAGGACCGGTCCGGACCGAACCGCTGCAACATCGGCGGCTTCAGGGCCGGCGGCTTGATCCAGAACCTGGCCGATGCGATCAAGCTGGTGTTCAAGGAAGACGTGGTACCGGGGCACATCCGTCACAAATTCTATTTCATCCTGGGCCCGATGCTCGTCTTCATCACGGCGTTGCTCTGTTTTGCCGTCATCCCTTTTGCCGATGGCCTGGTGCTCGCCGGTCACACCTATGTGATGCAGGCTATTCCCACCGATATCGGGATCCTCTGGTTCCTGGCCATCGTCGGTTTCGGCGTCTACGGCATTATCCTGGCCGGCTGGTCATCCCACAACAAATACGGCATCCTCGGTGGGCTGAGGGCCGCCGCCCAGGTTATCAGTTACGAAATCCCCATGGGGCTGGCCCTGGTCAGCCTGCTTGCCGTCTATGGAACCGTCAATCTCTCCGAGATGGCGCAGTTTCAAGGCCGTTTACTGTTCGGCTTCATCCCCATGTGGGGGGTGGTTCTGCAGCCGCTCGGGGTGGTCATCTTCATCGTCGCCGCCTTCGCCGAGACCAACCGGACGCCGTTCGATCTGGCCGAGGGTGAGAGCGAGATCGTTGCCGGCTATCACGTGGAGTATTCATCGATGAAATTCGCCCTCTTTTTCATGGGCGAGTACGTGGCGATGTTCGTCTCCAGCGCCCTGATCGTCACCCTTTACTTCGGCAGCTATCAGATACCCTGGTTCAATACCGAGACGCTGCTTGCCCAGGCCGGGCCGGTGGCGGTCGCGTTGCTGATCGGGGTGCCGGTACTGGGCTACTTTTTCGGCGGCTGGATCAAGAAGAACAACAGCAGCCACTACCGCCGCACCAACGACCACCGGATCCGCGAGACGAAAGTCTACATCGCGTTGCTCTGGACCCTGGTGGTGGTCCTGGAATTGGTGCTGCTCGGCTATCTGATCTTCGCCGCCGGCGGGGTGGCCGACCGTATTCTGGTGGTCCTGCTGCAGATCGGCAGCTTCCTGCTGAAGACCTTTCTCATGTGCTTTGTCTATGTCTGGGTCAGGTGGACCTTGCCGCGATTCCGCTACGATCAGCTGCAGAAAATCGGCTGGGAAAAGCTGTTGCCGCTGTCCCTGTTGAATATCTTTATCACCAGTGCGGTCATTGTCGCGTTTGGTTAGGAGGTTGGTTCATGGGCGCAAAAGTACGGGTTATAGAGCGAAAGGGCCGGACCTTTCTTGAACAGCTCTATCTGCTCGAGGTGTTCAAAGGGATGACCGTCACGCTTGGTCATTTCTTTCGCAATCTCCTCGACAATTCCCGACTCTACGTCCGGCATTACCCGGAAGTGCAACCGGATATCCCGGCGCGCTGGCGGGGACGGCACCGCCTGACCCGGCACCAGGACGGTACGGTCAAATGTGTCGCCTGTTTCATGTGTCAGACCAACTGCCCCTCCAATTGTATCAGGATCGAGGCCGGGGAACGGTTTGACGGCAGGTCGGAGAAAATGCCGGTGCGCTTCGAAATTGATCTGCTGGAATGCATCTATTGTGGTTATTGCGTCGAGGCTTGCCCAATGGACGCCATCAGGATGGATACCGGGATATTTTCGGTCAACAGCAATGATCGCCAATCGTTGCTGATTGGGTTGGAGCAGTTGCTCGAGACACCGGGAGCCTACGACGAGGAGATCTATCAGAAGGGGGCACGCTAAGCAGATGATCGCCACATACCTTTTTTTCGGCTTGGCCCTGCTGGCGGTACTGGGATCGCTGGGCCTGATTTTGTTCCGCCATCCGATGAACGGCGCCATGAGTTTCGTGGTGACACTGATTGCCCTGGCCGGCTTGTATGCCCTGTTGTCGGCCAAGCTGATTTTCGCCATTCAGCTCATCGTGTATGCCGGCGCCATCATGTCTTTGATTCTATTCATCATCATGTTTCTCAACATCCAGGAAAAAGACCTGCCGGTCGATACCGGTCGATGGTTCTATCTGGCCGGCGGCATCGTCGTTCTGGCACCGGTGGCCGGGTTGTTGCTCAAAATTGTCCAGACCTTGCCGGAACAGCAGGCCGCAGTCCCCGCTGCCGGCTTCGGAGAAGTCCGTGAAGTGGGCAAGGTCTTGTTCCAGCAGTGGTTGCTGCCGTTTGAAATCGTGTCGATCCTGTTGCTGGTGGCCTTGGTCGGAGCCGTGGTCCTGGCCGGGAAGAGGGGGTGAACCGGTGATCGAACACTATCTGTCGCTTAGCATCGTACTGTTCTGCCTTGGTGTGCTCGGTGTTATTTCCCGCCGTAACGTCTTCGTTGTCTTCATGTCCATCGAACTCATGCTCAATGCTGCCAACCTCGGTTTCGTGGCGGTGGCGCGTTTGCACCAGAGCATGGACGGACACGTTCTGGCCCTGCTGGTCATGGCGGTGGCTGCCGCTGAGGCGGCGCTGGCGCTGGCGGTAGTGATTCTGCTGCACAAACACAAAGGCAATCTCGATACCAATATCTTCAGCCTGCTGAAAGGGTGATCAGATGGAAGGAAACCTCATATCCCTCGGCTTCATTCCTCTTCTGCCGCTGACCGGAGCACTGCTGCTCGGCTTGCTGCACCTGTCTGGTCGCCGGGGCCGGCGGTTCCCCGAACGGGTCTACGGTATCATCGGCTGCATCGGACCAATCCTCTCGTTTCTTCTCGCCCTCTCCGTGTTCTTCAGCTTGTCCTCGCTTCCGGCCGGGCAGCGGTTTCTCAGCCATCAGGTCTACACCTGGTTCAGTGTCGGAGATCTCAAGGTGAACATGGGTTTTCTCGCCGACCCGCTCAGTGTCTTGATGTTGCTGTTCGTCACTTTTGTCGGCTCACTCATCCACATCTACTCTATCGGCTATATGGCCGGCGACACGAGTTTCGGCAAATTTTTCTCCTATCTCAATCTCTTTCTCGGCAGCATGCTGATCCTGGTCCTCGGTGACGGGCCGTTGGTGCTGTTTGTCGGCTGGGAAGGCGTGGGACTGTGCTCGTACCTGTTGATCAGCTATTACTGCGATGATCGCAGCAATGTGGTTGCCGGCAACAAGGCCTTCATCGTCAATCGTATCGGCGATTTCGGTTTCGTGCTGGGCTTGACCTTTCTTTTCTGGGCGATCGGTGCCGGCGGCTTTGATTACCTTTCTCTGCAGGCCAATGCTCATCTGTTGACGCCGACGCTCGGCCTTGTCATCTGCCTGCTGCTTTTTGTCGGCGCCACCGGAAAATCGGCCCAGATCCCGCTCTATGTCTGGTTGCCCGATGCCATGGCCGGGCCGACGCCGGTTTCGGCCCTGATCCATGCGGCAACCATGGTTACTGCCGGTGTTTATATGGTCGCCCGGTTCAGTTTCCTCTACGCTCAGGTGGAAATCGCCGGTCTGGTGGTGGCCTGGGTCGGCATCATCACCGCGTTGATTGCCGCACTATTCGGGATGTTCCAGAATGACATCAAAAAGATCCTCGCCTATTCGACAGTCAGCCAACTCGGCTACATGTTTGTCGGGGTCGGGGTGGCTGCGTATTCGGCCGGCATCTTCCACGTCTTTACCCATGCCTTCTTCAAGGCGCTGCTCTTTCTCGGGGCTGGCTCGGTGATCATTGCCCTGCACCATCGCCAGGATATCTGGCAGATGGGTGGGTTGAAGCGTAAGCTGCCGATCACTTACTGGACCATGTTGATCGGTGCCCTGGCGCTCGCCGGATGTCCGCCGTTTGCCGGTTTTTTCAGCAAGGATGAAATCCTTTACGCGGCGCTCGCCTCCGGCCATACCGGGATCTGGCTGCTTGGCGTACTGGTTGCCGGATTCACCGCCTATTATACCTTCCGTCTCATCTTCGTGGTCTTCCACGGAACACCCCGGGAACGGGA encodes the following:
- a CDS encoding NADH-quinone oxidoreductase subunit D, whose amino-acid sequence is MEVAPEMLVRTMERLKTYPDLGFSLLLDITAVDYLDYPGPPQPTRFQVSYILRNWNRNWLLHVVVPVADPDRGLPTVSTVWGAADWAEREVYDQYGIVFTGHPDLRRILNHWQFKGHPLRKDYDIYQGQVCYETDSLEREIRARLATKGVDESTMSDINTEMMFLNLGPSHPATHGAIRIFTALDGETIMANVNEIGYLHRGFEKTAENRTYNQVIPLTDRLNYCSALINNIAYVKAVESWLGLEITERTKFMRVILTEFFRVQDHLVCLAANLVDMGGLTNYWYLYNEKEASYDLISKLTGARLTSSFTRIGGMYRDFYDGWQDDMEQQLRAIEKGVNDSLALVLQNRIVHDRTQGTCVLPAETALAYGYTGPNLRASGVAFDLRKDNPYYHYDAFDFAIPIGSTGDIYDRIMVRFEEIFESIKIIRQAMRMIPDGDIFVTDHHCVLPPKEQVYHRIEGLANHFKLIFEGIKVPRGEWYDSFEAANGELGFYIVSDGSGRPYKVKVRPPCFYAMAGFHTMVEGEMIADAIINLGSINIIGGELDR
- the nuoE gene encoding NADH-quinone oxidoreductase subunit NuoE family protein; amino-acid sequence: MRDRSQLQAAGQPFTFDAERNDEFERLCTRYPIRESMIMPALWLAQEQQGWISAEVIEYIAERLDTYPAKVYELATFYTMYHLRPVGTYHICVCRTLSCYLRDKQEIVDFITDEIGIKPGQVSEDGRFSLEEVECLGHCGTAPVVQINGEFHEEMNVEKLKAVLAHLD
- the nuoF gene encoding NADH-quinone oxidoreductase subunit NuoF, which translates into the protein MEVKILSARFDIDNAHRIDVARTHGAYRALDKLFAMAPAEVIEEVKASGLRGRGGAGFPTGMKWGFLPKDTGKPVYLAVNSDESEPATFKDRYILVRDPHALIEGIIICCWAIGCHDCYIYIRGEYTSQVKILQAAIDEAYGAGYLGARVAGRDFRLDVTVHRGAGAYVCGEETALLESIEGKKGQPRSKPPFPAVVGLFGCPTIINNVQSIASLPYIIANGAAAYRAYGTEKSCGTHLFGISGHVERPGMYELPLGLPLLEVLENVAGGVWKGRKLKGVIPGGSSTPVLTPAEAATVTLDYESMAAHKTMFGSGGIVVLDETVDMVRLVENLIAFYHHESCGQCTPCREGLGWMLKIVRKLLAGEGTVADIDLLRELCDNIEMKTVCVLSAACTMPVRSYLEKFRDEFEAYALDGGSPQPEQREG
- a CDS encoding 2Fe-2S iron-sulfur cluster-binding protein, which produces MAETVKLFVNGREVEVEAGKNLIDALRVVGIEIPHFCYHPALGADGNCRMCLVGIEDGRPPLVPACKTPAQPGMKVLLDDQKIRKIQRDIMELELINHPVDCPVCDQAGECRLQDYYMEYDLQDSRMRVPQVTKGKRMDFGCGVVHDQERCVLCARCVRFTRQITKTGELGIVNRSDQARVTIFPGRPLNNRYALNIVDICPVGAMTSRDFRFKQRVWFLQKDEGICHGCSTGCAIYIDHHREKNGDDVIYRYRARTNMQVNGYFICDAGRLSYKRENENRQDLTLVDGVVVDFEQGIAAALEKMNKARRPLLLVSPDATLEQMWAIKRIATFYGATLSGYSDAYRIDDDGDDFLISDDKAANRYSLELLEIDRDRESFQAALAHADLLVNFDNDLFFSPINESLQRLLGEQDRISVCSHQLPVFSGSSVILPCASPSEYGGSIINRHGVLQRFRRAVRRNADPRDILEITHLLGGAISSAERAWPGIRQSVPVLRSVEPEQIPVEGLLLNNSEERDVGP
- a CDS encoding complex I subunit 1/NuoH family protein gives rise to the protein MSGLDLIMILLRIAFGVLVPLSFVAVLVWMERRGAAYFQDRSGPNRCNIGGFRAGGLIQNLADAIKLVFKEDVVPGHIRHKFYFILGPMLVFITALLCFAVIPFADGLVLAGHTYVMQAIPTDIGILWFLAIVGFGVYGIILAGWSSHNKYGILGGLRAAAQVISYEIPMGLALVSLLAVYGTVNLSEMAQFQGRLLFGFIPMWGVVLQPLGVVIFIVAAFAETNRTPFDLAEGESEIVAGYHVEYSSMKFALFFMGEYVAMFVSSALIVTLYFGSYQIPWFNTETLLAQAGPVAVALLIGVPVLGYFFGGWIKKNNSSHYRRTNDHRIRETKVYIALLWTLVVVLELVLLGYLIFAAGGVADRILVVLLQIGSFLLKTFLMCFVYVWVRWTLPRFRYDQLQKIGWEKLLPLSLLNIFITSAVIVAFG
- a CDS encoding NuoI/complex I 23 kDa subunit family protein, with the translated sequence MGAKVRVIERKGRTFLEQLYLLEVFKGMTVTLGHFFRNLLDNSRLYVRHYPEVQPDIPARWRGRHRLTRHQDGTVKCVACFMCQTNCPSNCIRIEAGERFDGRSEKMPVRFEIDLLECIYCGYCVEACPMDAIRMDTGIFSVNSNDRQSLLIGLEQLLETPGAYDEEIYQKGAR
- a CDS encoding NADH-quinone oxidoreductase subunit J family protein, with protein sequence MIATYLFFGLALLAVLGSLGLILFRHPMNGAMSFVVTLIALAGLYALLSAKLIFAIQLIVYAGAIMSLILFIIMFLNIQEKDLPVDTGRWFYLAGGIVVLAPVAGLLLKIVQTLPEQQAAVPAAGFGEVREVGKVLFQQWLLPFEIVSILLLVALVGAVVLAGKRG
- the nuoK gene encoding NADH-quinone oxidoreductase subunit NuoK, producing MIEHYLSLSIVLFCLGVLGVISRRNVFVVFMSIELMLNAANLGFVAVARLHQSMDGHVLALLVMAVAAAEAALALAVVILLHKHKGNLDTNIFSLLKG
- the nuoL gene encoding NADH-quinone oxidoreductase subunit L, encoding MEGNLISLGFIPLLPLTGALLLGLLHLSGRRGRRFPERVYGIIGCIGPILSFLLALSVFFSLSSLPAGQRFLSHQVYTWFSVGDLKVNMGFLADPLSVLMLLFVTFVGSLIHIYSIGYMAGDTSFGKFFSYLNLFLGSMLILVLGDGPLVLFVGWEGVGLCSYLLISYYCDDRSNVVAGNKAFIVNRIGDFGFVLGLTFLFWAIGAGGFDYLSLQANAHLLTPTLGLVICLLLFVGATGKSAQIPLYVWLPDAMAGPTPVSALIHAATMVTAGVYMVARFSFLYAQVEIAGLVVAWVGIITALIAALFGMFQNDIKKILAYSTVSQLGYMFVGVGVAAYSAGIFHVFTHAFFKALLFLGAGSVIIALHHRQDIWQMGGLKRKLPITYWTMLIGALALAGCPPFAGFFSKDEILYAALASGHTGIWLLGVLVAGFTAYYTFRLIFVVFHGTPREREPYDHAHESPKVMTVPLLVLAVGAFFAGFLNLPALFGGHQQVSHWLAPSLTETHPHGSLSTELMAIGASILAFLIGITVAYRKFAAGAEKPSYQGFRKFAEHKFYVDEFYDAVVVRPYRTAGLMIHRLAEPYLIDGVVRGVAWLYRMAGLAFKVLQVGYVRVYAVYMVIGLSIMSLLLSQSLNF